CACAGTGTGGGCAGGCAGAGGGCGGAGATACCACGCTTTCACCCTTGGGAACACGCGCAATCACTACGTTGGCAAAGCTCCCCAGTAGTAGCCCAAACAGGCCTCCGATGAGTGCAATGATGAGCGGTGACATGGGCTTTCCTTTGTGTAGAACATTTAGCGATACAAGGCGGCAGTCCATTGATAGCGTAGGGGCATGACGCCTTTGGAATCATTAGAACCTGGCCAGCGCGTGATCGTCGGAGGTGACCGTGTGGTCACGGTCTCTGATGAGCTCGCGGCAGCTTTTGCACCCGGAGATGCTTTATTTGTGACCTCCCTAGGGGAGTTGGTCCATGTCCCCGCCGGACCGCGTAATGCAGCCGCAACGGCGGTTGATGGTGCCGTTACTGCCTTTAGTCGGATGGCAACCGTGACAGATGAGCAGATTAGTACCTTCTTCCTCGCATTTGCCGATGCGTTAGCCGATGACAGGACCTTCGCACCTATTGCAGCAGCGAATGCAGATGATGTGGCATTGGCCAGATCCTTGGGTCAGTCCACTGTCCGGCTCGTGCTCAGCGAAACTATGCGTGATGACATGATTGCTGGCCTACGCGGGTGGGCACATCTAACAACACACGAAGAGCCACTGAGCACCATTCCTCACGCCCAAGGGTGGGAAGTTACCTTGCATAAAGCACCATTGGGTGTCGTTGGCTTTGTGTTTGAAGGTCGCCCAAACGTATTTGCCGATGCGTGTGGCGTCTTACGTACGGGAAATACTGTTGTATTCCGTATAGGGAGTGCGGCGCTTGGCACGGCGCGGGCTGTCTTGAAATATGCACTTGAACCGGCCATTCAGGCTGCTGGTCTTCCCGCAGGCTGTGTGGGATTGGTTGATTCAGCAACCCGTGAGGCTGGATATGCCCTGGTTAGTGATGACCGGTTGGGGCTTGTCGTGGTGCGCGGGTCAGGACGTGCGGTTCGGATGCTGGGCGATGTAGCGAGGAGCGCGGGGAACCAAGTGTCGTTACATGGGCGCGGTGGTGCGTGGATGTTGATTGCACCTGGAGCAGACCCGGAACGGGTCCGTGGAGCCATTTGGCGAAGCTTAGACCGCAAAGTGTGCAATACCTTAAATACGATTGTGTTGATTGGCCAAACCCATGCCGATGCGGTCCTTGCTGGCCTTGAAGATGCCCAATCGAAGGCCGGGAAAGCCCTGAAGCTACATGTCCACGCCAGTGCTGACCACCTATTTGGCCCACAGTGGCGGGCAGAAGTTCCTATTGCACGTAGTGAAGGCGATGTCATTGAACCCCAACTGGACGCCATTGAAACGGATGCTATCGGGGATGAATGGGAATGGGAACACTCACCTGAGGTGACCGTGGTGATGGCTGAAACAGCTGAGGAAGCGACCACCTGGCTAAATACCTACTCCCCTGCCTTTGTGGTGAGCGTGCTCAGCGATGACAACCAAGAAGCTGAAGCCATCCGTGCCCAAGTGAATGCTCCCTTTGTAGGGAATGATTTTACCCGTTGGGTAGATGGCCAATATGCCCTTAATGAACCCGAACTGGGATTAGGGAACTGGGAATTGGGGCGTCAAATCGGCCGCGGGGCCTTACTGACAGGCGCAGGGGTCTATACAGTCCAAACTCGCGCCCATATGGACGCGAGGGATATTCACCGGTAAGGCTAGGCCCGGCCACTGGACTGCGGTATTTACACATCGAGTGCGGCATAGGCCGCATTTGCCTCAATCCATTCGCGGCGCGATGCGGCGCTTTTACCCATCAGCAGTTCAAATGTCGCATCTGCCCGCTCGGCATCACCTGGCTTGACTTGCAGTAATGTACGCCGAGCCGGGTCCATGGTGGTCGTCCATAGGTGTTCGGGGTCCATTTCACCGAGCCCCTTAAAGCGTGACACTTCAACCCCTTTCGGGTCTTTGGGATCAGTTTTAAAGACGGTTCGCAAGAGTCGATCACGTTCGGCATCACTCATCGCATACGCTACGTCCGTTTTCTTTTTCAACTGATACAACGGTGGCTGGGCTAAGTAGATATAACCGCCTTCGATTAACTGGGGCATCAGTCGATGGAAGAACGTCAGTAAAAGCGTGGTGATATGACCACCATCAACATCAGCATCCGCCATCAAAATGACCTTGTGGTAGCGCAGCCCTGAAAGGTCAAATTCGGGTTCGATACCTGTTCCAATTGCCTTGATAAGGTTTTGAATCTCCTCATTAGCGAGAACCGACCGAACCTGCGCTTTTTGAACATTCAAGACTTTGCCTCGTAGGGGCAAAATGGCCTGGGTATCTCGATTGCGTCCTTGTTTAGATGAACCGCCAGCGGAATCACCTTCGACGATATAAAGCTCACTTACTTCAGGGTCGCGGCTAGAGCAATCGGCTAATTTGCCGGGAAGTCCGGCACTTTGGCTGTCGAGAATACCTTTACGCCGTGTCAGATCTCGAGCAGCTTTGGCCGCTTCACGTGCCTTTGCTGCAATGGTGGCCTTGGTAACGATCGCTCGACCTTCACCATTGTGTTTCTCAAGCCAGGCGGCTAAGTCCTCGTTGACCACACGTTCCATGAACCGTCGGGCTGAAGCTGATCCCAAACGACCTTTCGTCTGGCCTTCAAATTGTGGATTCCCCATCTTCAAGCTGAGGACGCACACCAGCCCTTCACGCAGATCATCACCGGTTACCCGATCTGGTCCACCCTTAGTAAATAGGCCCCGTTTGCGTTCACCCCAGGTATTGATCGTGCGGGTTAATGCTTTGCGGAATCCTTCTTCGTGTGCGCCACCATCAGGCGTGTTGACGATATTGACAAATGAACGGGTTTTCTCACTAACCCCGGCACTCAACCACGTAAAAACGAGTTCGCACGCAAGGTGATCACCCTCAAAGTCAGGCTCTTCACGTTTAATCACAATCGGGGTTTGGGTGATGGTCTCTTCTTCATTCACCAAATCGGCTAAGAATGCCTCCACCCCTCCGGGAAAGGTATAGGTCACCATCCATGGTTCTTCACCTCGGTTATCAGTAAGGTCAATCGTGAGCCCTGCATTCAGCATGGCCGTATCTCGTAGACGGCGTTCAATGCGGGCACGATCCCACGTCAGCGTGTCAAATATCTTGCCATCAGGCCAAAACGTAATGGTTGTGCCTGAAATCCCTCGCTTCGCCTTACCCGTCACAACAAGGGAGCTGGTGGGTACGCCATGGTCAAAGCTCATGTGATAGATCTTTGAAGCCCGGGTCACATCCACACTGAGTTTTGTTGATAGGGCATTCACGACACTGACTCCAACCCCGTGGAGGCCACCACTCACTTTGTACGTGGCATCATCAAATTTGCCTCCAGCGTGGAGTTTAGTCAGCACCATTTCAACGCCAGTCAGCCCGTTCTTTTTATTGACATCAACCGGAATGCCACGACCATCATCAGCAACCGTGATGGACCCATCGGCATTCATCGTGACGGCAATGGTTGAACAATGTCCTGCTAGGTGCTCATCGACACTGTTGTCAACAACTTCCCATATCAGATGGTGAAGACCAGTCGTATCGGTCGATCCGATGTACATCCCCGGACGTTGGCGAACGGGTTCAAGCCCTTCTAACTCATTCAGCGCGTTGGCGTTGTAGGCAGTCATAAGGGAGCCAGTATGACAGGCTTACCTCATCAAGCGAGCCAGCACAGACAAAAGTCGTTCGTTGAAGGGCGCCCCTTACGTGTGGGTAAGGAAGGCTTTGAGCTGGTCAAACCCTGGCCGAATATCGGCAACTGGCATCCACTCACCTGCTTGATGGGCTTGGTCACCGGGTGCTGGAGAAAAGTTCAGGGCAGGAACACCGATTGCATTGAACCGTGCTACATCAGTCCATGCTTGTTTGGGTGCCACATCCACGCCAAATGCATCAATTAATGCACTAACCATGGCATTGTTTCGTCGGGGAGGGCAGGGAAGAGCTCGGTCAACAATGGCGACAGATAACGGCTCATCCCCAGTCCAAAAGGCATTGATACGTTCAATGAACTGTGCTTCGGCTTCTTCGATTGTTTTATCCGGGGCAAAGCGATAGTTCACATTAACCACAAATGAACCTGGCACAATATTGCGGGCATTGTCGGTGTAGGCCTGCGTGGGAGTCATCACTTCTTTCCAGGTCAACCCGTCAATCGTAACCTCAACTAGGTCAACATCCTTCCATTTCGCCAACCACTCCCCCGCATGGGTCAAGGCGTTGTGCCCTTGCCATGGCCGCGCTGAATGAGCTTGGACACCTGGGAAGGTAACCAGTGCATGGAGAGCACCCATACAACCCAATTGCACCTGGCCATCGGTAGGTTCTCCAATAATGGCTAGCGCTGTATCAGCTAACCCTGGAACTGCATTGAGCACTTGAGCCAACTCATTCGCCTCAGCCGGACCCTCTTCACCAGCGTAAGCCACCAACACCATGCGATACGGGCCGTTCCGACAATCCTCGTCAATGAAAGCCTGCATGAGGACCCCAAGGCCAGCTTTCATATCACTGACACCCCGACCAACGATAACGGGCTGGCCATCACGCTCTTCGAGCCGTGCCAGACGATCGTGCTCCGTAGGTGGGACAACATCGGTATGGCCCACTAATGCAACAACCGGTCGGGGGTCGTCAAGGTCACCGGGAGGGCTCATCACAAGAGAATGCCCGACCCGCATTACCATGTCGCCTCGGCTAGCCGCCCATTGGGCGATCCAGTCCGCAATCAGCCCCTCATCACCTGTAACACAGGGCCGGATGAGGAGTTCACCAATTAAATCAATCAGATCATCCCCGGTTGAGGACCATTCGGTTACTGGTGCGGACAAGGATTCCATCTAGACCGAGACTCCAAAGTTACGAAGGGCATCGTTCAGACTTGTTTTTTCATCTGTTGCCGCTGACCGTTTCCCGATAATCAACGCGGCAGGTATACCAAAGTCGCCAGCAGGGTACGTTTTGGTTCGCATCCCTGGTATGACTACAGAACGTTCAGGTACCTCACCTTGGTACTCAACTGGTTCGTCACCCGTCACATCAATAATTTTGGTTGAGCCAGTGATCGTGACCCCAGCACCAAGTACCGCACCTTCACGGACACGCACCCCTTCGACCACGATGCATCGGCTTCCAATAAAGCAGTTGTCTTCAATGATGACTGGACGAGCCCCGGGAGGTTCGAGGACCCCACCGATACCAACGCCACCGGACAAATGCACATTGGATCCTATCTGAGCACAAGACCCCACCGTGGCCCAGGTATCAACCATTGTGCCCGTCCCAACATAGGCCCCGATATTCACGTAGGACGGCATGAGCACCGCCCCGGCTTCTATAAATGCCCCACGACGGACCGTTGCGGGGGGAACAACGCGCACCCCTGCTTGGGCATAGTGACGTTTCAAGGGCACTTTGTCGTGGTATTCAAATGGACCAAGCTCAATCGTTTCCATATCCCAAAACCCGAACGCCATGAGCACGGCTTGTTTAACCCAGGTATTCACCACCCATTGGTCACCGTCGCGTTGGGCGACACGGATTGATCCTGCGTCTAGGAGGTCGATCGTTTCGAGTACAGCCGTTTTAACGTCGTCGGTACGCTCGCCAGATTCCCATGCGGCACTGACGGTGGATTCGATTGCCTTTAAATCAGTCATAGCTCCATCCTGCATGTCTACTAGCGCTTTGCTTGTGGTTTTTAGGATTAACCCCCAGCCCACGGCGACGCATGGCATGAAAGGGCAATGGTCCACCTGACGAGCATAAATGCCTTTACGAGGGAATCTCACCCAATGTGATACCGGCTTCCCAAGTGGCACAGGCTGCTTCACAGCCAGGGACATCGGGAACAAGCGCAAGGCGAATATATCCCGATCCTGCCGACCCAAATGCAGATCCTGGACTCGCAATAATGCGTTTCGCAAGTAGGGCATCTGCATACGCACGATCATCACCGCCGGGCACCTTCACCCACTGGTAGAAGGTGGCCTGAGAGCCGCTGGTTTCTAGGCCAACCCGATCAAAAAATGCGCGCATGACCTGGCGTTTAGCCTCAAAAATCTCACGGCGTGCCGCCACATGGCTTTCATCTCCCCATGCGGTGATAGCTGCAGCTTGAATGAAGTCGGGGCTCGCAGTTCCGATATTGGGGCGCATTATGCCAAGCTTGGCAATAAGGCGTTCGTCACCAATCATCGCTCCTGAGCGGTACCCGGTCATACCTGAGCGCTTGGATAGTGAGAAGCACACAAGGAGTCCGGTCAAGTCACCATCAGCAGCTTGTAATAGGCTCACAGGAGGGGTGTCATGTGGCCGGTAAATATCGACATAGCACTCGTCACTGCCCAATACGAACCCATGGTTGCGAGCCGTCGCAATTTGTGTGCGGTAATAGTCAAGGTCCACCACTGCACCCGTTGGATTATGGGGGTAGTTCAACCACGCAATGAACGCTTGATCAAGACGACTGGGTGTGAGTGTGTCAAGCTCAAGTTTCCAGTCATTGTCTGGCACCAAGTCTACCGGGTCACTCGTGCCCCCAGCGAATAGAGCGCCACGTTCATACGGCTGATAGCCGGGTGCACCCCAAATAGCGGCATGTTTGCGCGCCCCAGGAGCGGTCAAGGCAAGTGGAGTGTGGAAGATACCTTCTTTTAGCCCACTGGTCGGTTGAATCTGGGTATCCGGATTGACCTCGACGCCAAAACGTTGCATTACCCACGTTGCAATGGCGGCGCGCAGGGCAGGCTGTCCAGTTGCGCTGGGGTATTGACTGGTGGGTGTAACGGCATCCTTCAGTGCATCACGAATACGTTGATCGGTTGGTTCAACCGGATCACCGATAGAAAAGTCATGGACAGGGCCATTGCCATCACGACGCAATGATCGTGCCTTATCAGCAAACGCCGTCAGTGGATATACGCCGAGACGGTCAAAGAGTGGATTCGTTGGTAGCTCCATACCTCTAGTCTCTCTGCTCACACCGAAGATGGCCAGATTAGGCTGCAGAAGGAAACCGATAATCGTTATCAGTTTACTGATAGGGCACGAAGACCATTGATTCCTGCCCACCTATACCTTCTCTTTAGTTACTTAGCGGTTTATTCACCAATCTTTTCCGTCTGGCAACTGTTGTTCGCCTTCTGAATCGTGTTTACTCAATGGACCACTGTTTTGGAGGTGCCAATTGAAACGTATATCCCAAGCCGTACCCGATGACCTTTTGGACTTGTATTTCGGCTCGCTGGGGAGCGTTGAATTACTGACCGCTGAGGATGAGTGTGCATTAGCCCAACAGATTGAGGCAGGAATCGAAGCAGCGCAGCGTCTTCAACAAGCAGCAGATGCGGGTGAAGTGTTAGCACCTACTGATATGAGACGGTTGGAACGCCTCGTTGAAAACGGTGATCGAGCATTTGATCACTTCGTTGCGGCAAATCTTCGACTGGTCGTGAGCGTAGCTGCCAAGTTCAGCCGTCGTTCTAGCCTGGATCTCTGCGAACTCATCCAAGAAGGCAATCTTGGTTTGATTCGGGCCGTAGAAAAATTTGATTGGCGTAAAGGCTTCAAGTTTTCTACCTACGCCACTTGGTGGATTCGCCAGGCCATTCAGCGTGGTGTAGCCAGCTCTGAACGTACGATCCGGTTACCCGTTGCCCTGCATGATGCCTTGATCAAGGTGCGTGCAGCACGTGCACGGTTAGAGGCATCAACTGGTGAAGAACCCACGATTGAGGAACTGGCTGAAGCCACCCACCTCACCGCACATCGCATCCGCCGGGCACTTGAAGCCGACAAGCGCATGACAAGCCTTGATCGCAAAGTCGGAACTGATGTTGACTCAAATGAAATGGGCGACTTCGTTGCAATCGCGCCTGATTCTCCGGCTGATACGGTCGTTGAAACAGAGTTCCATCGCACCGTATTGGCCCATGCACGTGAACACCTTGATGAACGGTCGTGGTATGTCATCACACGACGGTATGGACTCTTTGATACCGAGGTCATGACCCTTGATGCGCTTGGACAAGAACTCGGATTGAGTCGAGAGAGTGTACGTAAAATCGAGAGTCAAGCATTAAATCTCTTGCAGCGTGAACTCACCACCGTGTAGGCGCACGTCACCGATCAAGCAAGACAAGTTGTAACTGATTTGCTTACTGATCGTCCCGGTCAGCCTGTGTACCTGTACGGGCAATATTGACGTCCCACTTCTATACTCGCCAAGATGAATTGGTATGAGGTCCTCGGCGTGTCACCCGATGCCAGCCTCGTAGAAATTCGCCAGGCGCATCGCAGTATTGTGCGGGCCAGCCACCCCGATGTACTCGGCCATCGAGAGCATGAAGCCGAACTTCGTTTGGCTAATGCAGCCTGGGCGGTATTGAGCGATCCTCAACGACGGGCGTCCTTTGATTTAGCCCTGCAGCGTGGCATAGCGACCGCTGAGCCAGCGGATCCTAAACGCTTTGTCGTTTCAGATGATGATCTTATCCGAGTGATCACCCGCACTAAAGCCACGCAAGATCAGCGCACTAAAGAAATGGTCCGAATCGGAATCATCGGTGTTGTTATTTGCCTTGTATTGTTAATTTTCCTCAGCGGTATGGGTGCGACACCATAAAATACGCGCAATGAGCACCCTTATATTGATTCGTCATGGCCAGTCCGTTTGGAACCAAGAAAATCTGTTTACCGGTTGGGTAGACGTTGAACTATCCGATCAAGGCCGAGCAGAAGCTACCGCTGCTGGTGAGCGCTTGAAGGCCCTTGGATTACATGTAGATAAAGCCTTTACGTCTGGTCTTCGTCGTGCCCAAAATACCGGGCGACTCGTCCTTGAAGCAATGGGCCAAGGCGACCTTGACCAAGAAGTTGCTTGGCAATTAAACGAACGGTATTACGGTGCCCTGGCTGGCCGGAATAAGAAGCAAACTGCAGAAGAGTTTGGCGAAGAACAGGTCCATATTTGGCGCCGCTCCTTCGATGTTCGTCCTCCGGCTGGCGAGAGCTTAAAAGACACGTTGGACCGTGTTCTCCCGTTCTTCAACGATCACATCATTCCTGCAACGAAAACATTTGATACCGTGCTGGTAAGTGCCCACGGCAACTCACTGCGTGCCATTGTCAAAGAACTTGATGGCATTAGTGACGACGATATTCCGGGTATGGAAATTGCGACTGGCGTTCCCCTCATTTACACGATGGAAGACGGAAAACCAACAAAGAAAGAAATCTGCGAAGCCTAATACCGTCTCGACTCTCCTATGCTGCCGCCTCACTGAAGGCGGCAGTTTGCTATGTTCCCCGTTTTTTGTCATCTCAAAGACGGTTTTATGACAAGCAAAATGGTCTTTTGGCTCCCAAGTTGAGTATCTTACGATGTTCCGGTTAATCAGGTTCTTGTCTCACAGTGAATGGAGTTCTATGACATTGCCGAATTCTCCAGAACACGCGTTTCTAGATCTTGGGTCAGAAACCCTTGAGATTCCTTTCGTCCCCGCAAGTGAGGGTGGTGCTGGCCTCGCGATCAACCATTTGCGCCCAAAAACTGGGTATGTTGTCTATGATCCAGGGTTCTCGTCAGTAGCACCATGTAAGTCCTCAATCACCTACCTCGATGGTGAAAATGGGATTCTTCGTTATCGCGGGTACCCAATTGAGCAAATTGCTGAACATCTGTCGTTCATGGAAGTCAGCTACCTCTTTATCCACGATGCCTTACCGACTAAAGAACAGTTAGATGTGTTCACGAATATGGTTCGTGACAACATGATGCTGCCTGAGAATATGCGAAAGTTCTTTGATGCGATTCCAAAGAACGCACCACCAATGGCTATTCTCTCCTCTGGGATTGAAATGATGACAGCCTATCGGCGCCGTGAGAAAGAGCCGATAGACGATCCTGACTTCATTCCCTCTGCGGTGTATCGGCTCTTAGCCGAGGCCCCCACCATTGCGGCTTGGTCGCATAAGACATCAGTTGATGAGCCTCTCGTTTACCCTGATGGGCGACTTGACTATGCCTCCAATATTTTGCATATGTTGACCTGGACTCCAATTAATAACTATGAAGTAGACCCCGTGATGGCTAGGGCATTAGATGTGCTATTGATTTTGCACGGTGACCATGAACAAAACTGTTCAACATCAACCGTTCGCATGGTCGCAAGTTCTCGTGCTGATTTGCATGCCTGTATTTCTAGTGGAATCAACTCACTCTGGGGCAGTTTGCACGGAGGGGCTAATCAAGCCGTCATTGAGATGCTCCAAACGATTTTGGATAACGATCGCGATATCGGGCGGGTTCTTTCACGTGCACGAGATCGCAACGATCCGTTCCGGTTAATGGGGTTTGGGCACCGGGTCTATAAAACCTATGACCCCCGTGCACGAATCATCAAACAAGCTGCCCATGATGTCTTGGCCACGTATATGCCAAATGATCCATTGTTAGAACTTGCGATGGAGTTAGAAGAAGCAGCACTACAAGACGATTACTTCCAATCACACAACCTCTACCCCAACGTTGATTTCTATTCCGGGCTGATCTATCGCGCGATGGGGCTACCAGCCAAAATGTTTACCGTAATGTTCGCTATTGGTCGTCTCCCTGGGTGGATTGCTCAGTGGCGAGAAGCAAACTTAGACCCGGAATCTCGAATTGTTCGTCCCCGTCAGGTCTATGTTGGACCGGCTAAACGAGACATCATTCCAATTGAGGAGCGCGGATAATTACAAATCGGGGTACTTCCCTGAGAGAAAAACCTGCACTATTTTGAAAATAGTGCAGGTTTCTCTGTATCATCAATCTGTAACGAGTGACAGGTATTCAGCGAACTGAAGCATCAATAACCGTGCTCCCCTTGTCCGTCCGGTCAGGAATAAACGATTGAGCTATCAGGGTGTGTCCCTCATGCTTGTCGACGATGATTGTTCATTCTCTGTCCTCAAAGACGTTTTCAACCGCTGCAGTACTTTCTGCGCTCGCATTGAGCACGGCACCCTTGCACGCAGATGCACAAGAAACGATTTCTCGTGTCTCTGGCCCTGGGCGCATTGATACGGCTGCCGCAGCCGGATTGCACCAACGCGATTCAGCATCAACGGTCATTATTGCAACAGCAAATGATTGGCCAGATGCCATTGCCTCCACGGTTCTTGCAAACGATAAGGATGCACCACTGTTATTAACAGAGCAGCATCAATTGCCGAGTGCAACGGTGAATGCAATCCGCAAGTTAAAGCCGTCTCGGGCCATTGTCCTTGGTGGAAAAGCAGCAGTCAGTGACAAGGTCATCAGTCAGCTCAAAGGCATGAAATTACCAGTTGAGCGTATTTCTGGTGCGAATCGTGTTGAAACTGCTGCCAAGGTTGCCCGTGAAGCCGGACCTGCCGATTCTGGTCAGGTGGTTATTACCGCTGGTTGGGGCGACAATGCCTGGAGCAATGCAATCGCAGCATCTGCATTAGGTGCATCAGATAATGAAGTACCCACACTGCTTGTCAATAAAGATGAGGTACCTGCGGCAAGTGCCGAAGCAATCAAGGCACTCAAGCCAAGCACTGCGGTCGTCGTTGGCAATAAGAACTCAGTCAGTGATGCCGTCATGGACCAGTTGAAGGCGATGGGGTTGCGGACAACCCGCGTGAGTGGCAACAGCCAATATGACATCAGTGCGAAGATTCTTACCCAAAACTGGGATGCCTTTAAGTCCACCACAAAGGTTGTCTTTGCGAGTGGTGAGAGTTTTGCTGATGGCCTCGCCGCTGGTGCATTAGCAGCCCACATTGATGCGCCGATGATGACCGTACCCAAGGACAAACTTGGCTCGGTCAGTGCCGGTCTCTTGCGCAACTGGAACTCCCCAATTCAAAGTGGCGTGATTGTTGGCGGTACGGCGGCCACAAGTGCAACCGTTGAGGCTGATATTAAAGAGATTTTGAATCAGGGCGTCACCACAGGCGAACAATCCCAGGCGACGATTTCTGACGAAGAGTATGAGGCCATGCTCGCCGAGATCGATGTCATTCAAGCTCCCTCAGCCAAGCCAACGGCCAAACCAACACCCACGGAAGCACCTGCGGCAGAGCAGGACAAACCTTCTTCAGACAATGGTCAAGTATTGTCAGTCGAATACGGTAAGGCCAGCTATTACACCGATACCCGTGTCGCTGCACCTGGTGAAAGGTTTGATGGAACGGCGTTAGCCGCTGCCCATAAGACACTGCCATTTGGTTCCCTCGTTCGCGTGATCAACGAGAAGAACGGCAAAGAGGTCATTGTCAAGATCAATGACCGCGGTCCATATATCAAGGGCCGTGTTATTGACTTGACCCACGCTGCCGCCAAGGAAATTGACATGATGAAGGCCGGCGTTGTTCCGGTGAAACTTGAAGTTATTCGATTGGGATACTAAGTAGTACCTACACCGAGTACAAAATGGGAAACAGCCCTTCGGGGCTGTTTCCCATTTTTCCGTTTATCACGGCTCGTCGGGCCGGCATCTATTCGACAACATGTTGATATTGGTCTGATGACATCGGACCATGCTGCGACCGAATGCAATGAGAATTGATCATCACTCAGCATTTCGTCACTGAGATACACCGTTTTCTACAGATTTCTCTATTTATTTTTAGTTGATGACACAACTATTTGAGACTGGCTCATTACTATTCTCCCTGTTCACAGCCATTTCACTCCTACGATATAGGAAGTAATACAGAGAAGATACGTATAGTACGTACTCATTAGGCGGATTGTTCATCCCAATGGTCTATTTGGATTCGTCAGATTTCTGGCGAAGACATGACCATGCACAAGAACAACACCACCACCGTCGAAGAACTCATCACCGCGAACCTGCCATTGGTTCAATACGGTGTCAGCGAAATTGCAGCAAGACTGCCTCGCCACGTCCACCGTGATGACCTCGTAAGCGCCGCGATGTTGGGGCTGACCCAAGCAGCCAAGTCCTGGAATAGTGACAAGGGCGTAGAGTTCCCAAAGTTCGCAATCATCCGCATCCGCGGTGCACTGCTTGATGAACTCCGCTCTCGTGACTGGGCTAGCCGTTCCGTTCGCCGCCAGGCTCGTGAAATGCAGGCCGCAACAGAAGCCTTCACTAGCCGCGAAGGCCGCACACCCTCAATGAGCGAGACGGCCAAAGAAATGGGTACCAGCGTCAAGCAGGTTGAGAACCTCGTTCACGATGTTCACCGCGGTACCGTTTTGAACTACGACGCAATGGTCGGTGAAGGCGATGCTGCGAACTTACTTCCTTCCGCCGAAGCCACTCCAGAAGAAGCCATCTTGAGCAATGAGCGTCGTGCCTACTTGGCTGATGCCGTGATGGCCCTTCCAGAACGTCTACGCCATGTGATCAT
The sequence above is drawn from the Stomatohabitans albus genome and encodes:
- a CDS encoding aminotransferase class I/II-fold pyridoxal phosphate-dependent enzyme: MELPTNPLFDRLGVYPLTAFADKARSLRRDGNGPVHDFSIGDPVEPTDQRIRDALKDAVTPTSQYPSATGQPALRAAIATWVMQRFGVEVNPDTQIQPTSGLKEGIFHTPLALTAPGARKHAAIWGAPGYQPYERGALFAGGTSDPVDLVPDNDWKLELDTLTPSRLDQAFIAWLNYPHNPTGAVVDLDYYRTQIATARNHGFVLGSDECYVDIYRPHDTPPVSLLQAADGDLTGLLVCFSLSKRSGMTGYRSGAMIGDERLIAKLGIMRPNIGTASPDFIQAAAITAWGDESHVAARREIFEAKRQVMRAFFDRVGLETSGSQATFYQWVKVPGGDDRAYADALLAKRIIASPGSAFGSAGSGYIRLALVPDVPGCEAACATWEAGITLGEIPS
- a CDS encoding 2,3,4,5-tetrahydropyridine-2,6-dicarboxylate N-succinyltransferase, with product MTDLKAIESTVSAAWESGERTDDVKTAVLETIDLLDAGSIRVAQRDGDQWVVNTWVKQAVLMAFGFWDMETIELGPFEYHDKVPLKRHYAQAGVRVVPPATVRRGAFIEAGAVLMPSYVNIGAYVGTGTMVDTWATVGSCAQIGSNVHLSGGVGIGGVLEPPGARPVIIEDNCFIGSRCIVVEGVRVREGAVLGAGVTITGSTKIIDVTGDEPVEYQGEVPERSVVIPGMRTKTYPAGDFGIPAALIIGKRSAATDEKTSLNDALRNFGVSV
- the dapE gene encoding succinyl-diaminopimelate desuccinylase, which produces MESLSAPVTEWSSTGDDLIDLIGELLIRPCVTGDEGLIADWIAQWAASRGDMVMRVGHSLVMSPPGDLDDPRPVVALVGHTDVVPPTEHDRLARLEERDGQPVIVGRGVSDMKAGLGVLMQAFIDEDCRNGPYRMVLVAYAGEEGPAEANELAQVLNAVPGLADTALAIIGEPTDGQVQLGCMGALHALVTFPGVQAHSARPWQGHNALTHAGEWLAKWKDVDLVEVTIDGLTWKEVMTPTQAYTDNARNIVPGSFVVNVNYRFAPDKTIEEAEAQFIERINAFWTGDEPLSVAIVDRALPCPPRRNNAMVSALIDAFGVDVAPKQAWTDVARFNAIGVPALNFSPAPGDQAHQAGEWMPVADIRPGFDQLKAFLTHT
- a CDS encoding aldehyde dehydrogenase family protein yields the protein MTPLESLEPGQRVIVGGDRVVTVSDELAAAFAPGDALFVTSLGELVHVPAGPRNAAATAVDGAVTAFSRMATVTDEQISTFFLAFADALADDRTFAPIAAANADDVALARSLGQSTVRLVLSETMRDDMIAGLRGWAHLTTHEEPLSTIPHAQGWEVTLHKAPLGVVGFVFEGRPNVFADACGVLRTGNTVVFRIGSAALGTARAVLKYALEPAIQAAGLPAGCVGLVDSATREAGYALVSDDRLGLVVVRGSGRAVRMLGDVARSAGNQVSLHGRGGAWMLIAPGADPERVRGAIWRSLDRKVCNTLNTIVLIGQTHADAVLAGLEDAQSKAGKALKLHVHASADHLFGPQWRAEVPIARSEGDVIEPQLDAIETDAIGDEWEWEHSPEVTVVMAETAEEATTWLNTYSPAFVVSVLSDDNQEAEAIRAQVNAPFVGNDFTRWVDGQYALNEPELGLGNWELGRQIGRGALLTGAGVYTVQTRAHMDARDIHR
- a CDS encoding DNA gyrase subunit B — its product is MTAYNANALNELEGLEPVRQRPGMYIGSTDTTGLHHLIWEVVDNSVDEHLAGHCSTIAVTMNADGSITVADDGRGIPVDVNKKNGLTGVEMVLTKLHAGGKFDDATYKVSGGLHGVGVSVVNALSTKLSVDVTRASKIYHMSFDHGVPTSSLVVTGKAKRGISGTTITFWPDGKIFDTLTWDRARIERRLRDTAMLNAGLTIDLTDNRGEEPWMVTYTFPGGVEAFLADLVNEEETITQTPIVIKREEPDFEGDHLACELVFTWLSAGVSEKTRSFVNIVNTPDGGAHEEGFRKALTRTINTWGERKRGLFTKGGPDRVTGDDLREGLVCVLSLKMGNPQFEGQTKGRLGSASARRFMERVVNEDLAAWLEKHNGEGRAIVTKATIAAKAREAAKAARDLTRRKGILDSQSAGLPGKLADCSSRDPEVSELYIVEGDSAGGSSKQGRNRDTQAILPLRGKVLNVQKAQVRSVLANEEIQNLIKAIGTGIEPEFDLSGLRYHKVILMADADVDGGHITTLLLTFFHRLMPQLIEGGYIYLAQPPLYQLKKKTDVAYAMSDAERDRLLRTVFKTDPKDPKGVEVSRFKGLGEMDPEHLWTTTMDPARRTLLQVKPGDAERADATFELLMGKSAASRREWIEANAAYAALDV